From bacterium, one genomic window encodes:
- a CDS encoding glycosyltransferase family 2 protein — MISALVITKNEEKNISRCIESISWADEVIIVDAESSDRTCEIAEALEAEVIIRKWQGYVAQRMFALSKARGDWVLFVDADEVVTDELREDILARAGKEKYNGYYM, encoded by the coding sequence ATGATTTCAGCACTTGTAATTACAAAAAATGAAGAAAAGAATATTTCCCGGTGTATAGAAAGCATAAGCTGGGCAGATGAAGTTATCATAGTTGATGCTGAAAGTTCAGACAGAACATGTGAAATTGCCGAAGCTCTTGAAGCAGAGGTAATTATCCGCAAGTGGCAGGGTTATGTTGCACAGCGGATGTTTGCATTATCAAAAGCAAGAGGAGACTGGGTTCTGTTTGTTGATGCAGATGAAGTTGTCACTGATGAGCTGAGAGAAGATATTCTTGCCAGAGCAGGAAAAGAAAAGTATAACGGTTATTATATGA